The Theobroma cacao cultivar B97-61/B2 chromosome 2, Criollo_cocoa_genome_V2, whole genome shotgun sequence genome includes the window ATCGATGTTCAATGGAAGGCCCTGTATTTCTCATTCAAATGCCTTGGGAGTTGGGAATATGCTTTGTTTTTTCCTACAGAAACAGCACTTAATGTTTATTGCAAAAGAGAGTACAAGTAAACCATAGCGACAAAGCATTACACAAGATTTCCATTTAACTATATACTACTAtgatcattttttattttatatggaCCACCAACTACCCACTCAAACAAAAGCAAAGACTACCATGGAAACTAATCATCCCTTCTTGACATAAACTAGCACTAGCACCGACTTTTTGACACCAAAGTCCAACATTAATACATAAAGTTGATAAAGCAAACTGATCAACCCAGGACCCCGGCTGTTCTCAGATCAGGCAGCAGTGATTGCTACTTTCATTCCAGCCTGACAGTGCCCACTATAGTTACAGATGAAGAAGTTTTGGCCCTTTGCAAGCTTGATCTGATCCTTGCCTGACTGGAAAACTGTAGCACCTTTTGGTGTTGTGCATGATTTGTATCCGGCCCGGTTGACAGCTACCACATTGTGGATTGAAGGGTTGTAATTGAATACTGCAATAACAAACACAAAATTTGGGCTAAAATTGTCAGTTCTCCGTTAATGATGCATGCAGCAATTACCCTATTGTGATCTGAAAATGGTTTGTTTGATGAGTTctcttttcaatttattgaaCGTCTTCAGAGTTTCAGAAAGATGTTGACAAGTCTTGATGTTAATGACTAATACATTAATGGCAGTACATTCATGCACAGAGATGACCCTGGTAAGGAAACTATTTTTACACTTCTTTTAGTTATACTTATCCCATTTCAACCACAAAAATAACACTAGGATCCATTACCAGAAGTTAAAAGCTACTAGTTGAAAGTAAATTTGTTGTGAGGATGGATCAGAGTAACTGAAAAACATTATATCCCTAGGAACATTTCGGGCACAACACATCATAAATTGGAGGGTAGGCAAAGATGTCTAACAAGGTGGTATAGCCAACATCCCACCAACGTTCTTGGAGTCCAAAATCATTGATGCGAAACAAGATATATGGTGAAAAAACATGCAAGCTTACCAAGTGTGTCACCAGCCTTAAAGCGCTTGCCTTTAGGCCAGCCAGCGGAGTTAAAGGTCCAGCCATTGGATCCGCCAACAGTGTAAGTTGCTGCTTGAGCCAACTCAAAATGGAGCAGCAACAAGCAGAGCATCACCGTGGCTGCCGCTATCGCACTGCCTCTTCCCTGAGCCATTTTCGGTAGAACTAGGAAAGCAGGGTGTAAGTAAGCACACTGAGATTTTACAAGATTTGAGTGAGGAGATAAGCTAAGGGAAGTTGGCCTTTATAATGGGGTAGTTGGGGTGTACTTGGGGGTAGGACCCACGCTTCTTTGAACATGTCTACCGAAATAAATGGGTTCCGTCAGTGCCataaaaatgagtttgaatttGCAATCAAAGATAGCATTGTATCTGTATGGGTTTGGCTAGTTGCATGATGAGGAAGACTTTGGGAGAAagatttccttttgttttgagTGCTTTTAGCTATAATTAGCATCCTCAGTCCTCAGTGCCAACGAACTCaagcataaaattacaataagAAGTATTTAAAGCTTTTccaaataaacaaatgatGATTGTAAATCTAGCGTTGGAACTTTGATAAAATTGTTttcaccaaaattaaaattaatgaaatttttgtgATTATATTtcgaaaagaaaaaagagatttaTCCGACTAaataatatgatataaaaGTGGTACGATTTAACAAATGCGttcttatatattaaaaaaaagaaagatttgaggtttatgcttgtaagtaaaaattatatatcaattattaaattaaatgtttgatgtatgttttaatataatttttttatgataattcaataagattaaattatgtaaaattatttaaaatgacaGAAACAGGTTATAAAGTTTGCCAGCTGGTAGGTTTTGGTTCAATCAATCCGGGATGTGAAGAAGCCGATAATTACAGGATGAATTCCATTATAAATTAAGAGTCTTTTTCCATTAGAGGAAGCTAACAACCCACCCCACAACACCAACTGTGATTTAACTTTTTTGTGATCCGACACGACAACTTCAACAGATTTTCTGCAATGACAGAAAGCCAAATGTCAGaaattcttaatttaaataatttgacaACGGTAGTTACCTGTTGAAAAACTTGCCCCTTCGCATTAATCTTTAGTCTTTGTTCAAAGCTGGGAGAAAGAGGCACATGTCACTGCAAAGCCTTTTTTAGGTGAGCTAGCCCATCACTCTGACCTCAACACGGCTCCCATTTTCACCTTTTAAACTACCAACACCATTCTTACTAGTAAACTTTTTTACAGTTCCATGGTTCTATGATAACAAGCAAATGTACTAAGAACACTTGTTAGACAACCCTACGGCTTGGACTTGATGGTTCACCTACCCTGTTAGGAAGGTGGAATTCCCACAGGCTTGGAGTTTTAATCTCAGTAAAAGATCAAGAATTTTTCAACTTCATTGATACATTAAAAATCACTGAATCTAAGACAAGCAAAGCATTATTGTCTAGGTAAAATGTTAGTGATAGCTATCCATACGGGTTAGTTCAGTTGATAAGAAGAAGAGTTTACTTTTCTTACAGTTGAGATTGGATATTATGCCGAGAGAGTACATCTCTGAAATCGTTAGCATGATTGTCTGCCCCAAGGACACAGTAGAATGCGAAAGGCTAGGCGTAGAATCCTCTGTATGTTAAGATATTGGGACACATTAACTTCAACGCATGGGATTGTTCTCTCTTTCCTTGACTCGGGttttcctcactttgttttgGCTCCTCTTTGACACATTGTGCGTCATTCTGAATTAATTATCCCATCTACCAGGGACAAGAGGATTAAAGATTATTGATAATGAATTGCATTGAAGGACGGGTCCAACGTCAAAGGCAATTTCGTACAAAAGTTCTATTCTAAATTTATCTTACATTGTATTACCAATCTCTTCCTTGAGGATCTTCACAGCTTCTGAAACTCCATCCTGAACATGAAGAAATAAGTTTCGGAAAATCTCAGTACCCCAACACGATGCTCATCCAACAAACTCTaaatttgagagagagagtaaATCTGCAGAAATTGCCCCAAAATGAGGGTGGAAATGGGTGGGAAATGGGGCAGTTGATGTCTATAAAACAAGTTCTACAATATGAAGTTATACAAGTTCTCGGAAATGCTGATCTGCCAGTCAACCAGGAGTCAAtctaaaagatgaaaaattaagaaaaggtGAACATTATCTAGCAACGATTATCAGTGCTGTTGCATCCGGGCTAGTTTTTTATGTAGTATCACCAATTAATGTAGAATCATAATGCACCAATGACGATGATAACTGTGGATAACATAGAGAATTGATCTCAAAAGACAGATACATCACTCAAGTAAATACAATGGCATTCATTTATGGAGTTATTCACTACTAATCTCTTACCATATGCCATAGGTTATCAATGCTGTTGCACCCGGGCTAGTCTTTTATACAGTATCACCAACTAAATGCATAATGCACCAACCACAATGATAACTGTGGATAACATAGAGAATAGATCTCAAAAGGGAGATGCATCACTCAAGTAAATGCTTTGGCATTCATTTATGGAGTTATTCAGTACTAATCTTTTACCATATAGTTCTACATAATTACCCACACCTCTATGGAACAAATTCTGAAGTTCAATGGAAACAGATTTAAACACCTAGAAGCACCAGCAAGTAAATTGAGTATGAAAAGTTAAGAGACAATAACTAACAAGGTATGACTCATGCAGTGACAATTTCCCATACTCATCAGCTTTGATTAGAAGATTGGACCGTAAAAAGTGTATCACAATAGGCAGCCATTACCTCAAGAGAAATCCTTTTACCAATTTCTAATGCGCGTTCTTTAACTCTAGGAGATAATGCATCATGTATTGCTTGTGACAGTAT containing:
- the LOC18607357 gene encoding basic blue protein produces the protein MAQGRGSAIAAATVMLCLLLLHFELAQAATYTVGGSNGWTFNSAGWPKGKRFKAGDTLVFNYNPSIHNVVAVNRAGYKSCTTPKGATVFQSGKDQIKLAKGQNFFICNYSGHCQAGMKVAITAA